The following are encoded in a window of Sinorhizobium sojae CCBAU 05684 genomic DNA:
- the pdxA gene encoding 4-hydroxythreonine-4-phosphate dehydrogenase PdxA, with protein sequence MNKTSGGPIALTMGDPAGIGPDISLSTWALRRSDDIPPFLFIGDPSVLSERAKALGETVQIRETDCEGAAAAFADALPVLPIRCPASVVAGQPNPENAGAVTEAIDTAVRLVMSGKASAVATNPIAKAVLYEAGFRFPGHTEYLADLSKKAMGAPVLPVMMLAGPKLRTVPVTIHIPLKDVPGALTPDLIYRTSVITAGDLKRLFGVAAPRLAIAGLNPHAGEGGALGLEDDAIIRPVIDRLRAEGLDVAGPLPADTMFHDRARETYDVAICMYHDQALIPAKALGFDDSVNVTLGLPFIRTSPDHGTAFGIAGKGIARADSLMAALRLAAELAANTAGASR encoded by the coding sequence ATGAACAAGACGAGCGGCGGTCCGATCGCCCTGACGATGGGCGATCCGGCCGGCATTGGCCCGGACATCAGCCTCTCCACATGGGCGCTGCGGCGGTCGGATGATATCCCGCCCTTCCTCTTCATCGGTGACCCGTCCGTGCTCTCCGAGCGTGCCAAGGCCCTCGGAGAGACGGTCCAGATCAGGGAAACCGACTGCGAAGGTGCGGCCGCGGCTTTCGCGGACGCGCTCCCAGTCCTGCCGATCCGCTGTCCCGCTTCGGTCGTCGCCGGCCAACCCAACCCGGAGAACGCCGGCGCCGTCACCGAGGCCATCGACACCGCCGTCCGGCTGGTGATGAGCGGCAAGGCCTCCGCCGTGGCGACCAACCCCATCGCAAAGGCCGTGCTCTACGAGGCTGGGTTCCGCTTCCCCGGCCATACGGAATATCTCGCCGACCTCTCGAAAAAGGCGATGGGCGCACCCGTCCTGCCGGTGATGATGCTCGCCGGACCGAAGCTGCGCACTGTCCCCGTGACCATACATATTCCGCTCAAGGACGTGCCAGGCGCCTTGACGCCGGATCTCATATACAGAACATCCGTGATTACGGCCGGCGATCTCAAGCGCCTCTTCGGGGTTGCGGCGCCCCGCCTCGCGATTGCCGGCCTCAACCCGCATGCGGGCGAGGGCGGGGCGCTCGGCCTCGAGGACGATGCGATAATCCGCCCCGTTATCGACCGGCTTCGAGCCGAAGGACTGGATGTTGCAGGCCCGCTTCCGGCCGACACCATGTTCCACGACCGCGCCAGGGAAACCTATGACGTCGCCATCTGCATGTATCACGACCAGGCGCTGATCCCTGCCAAGGCGCTCGGCTTCGACGACAGCGTCAATGTCACACTTGGCCTGCCCTTCATCAGGACGTCGCCCGACCACGGCACCGCTTTCGGCATTGCCGGAAAGGGCATCGCGCGTGCAGACAGCCTGATGGCCGCACTGCGCCTGGCAGCGGAACTCGCCGCCAACACGGCGGGAGCTTCTCGCTAA
- a CDS encoding peptidylprolyl isomerase — translation MTMGGKFSIVRALTALALAGALSFAAATVARAASEVKVIVNNVVITSGDIAKRAAFLRLQKQGGGAAEAKKQLIDEVLKRGEIARVQQSVSTQEVDAAYARFAAGNKLTTEQLGKILEQAGVGVEHFKQYIAVQMSWPRLVNFRYGSASRLSGGDLVKRMMEAGGDKPVTTEYFLQQVIFVIPESKRGTITGKRQAEANASRSKFPGCETSKVFAANYRDVSIRNLGRVLAQQLPEEWKPLIEKAGDGMTTGTRVTEKGVEYLAICKKRQVNDDTAAEIVFRAEDLGKKKTGGEDPNSVEYLEELRAKAQIINK, via the coding sequence ATGACGATGGGTGGGAAATTCTCGATCGTGAGGGCACTTACGGCGCTGGCGCTTGCCGGCGCATTGAGCTTTGCGGCCGCAACGGTCGCCAGGGCGGCAAGCGAGGTCAAGGTGATCGTCAACAATGTCGTGATCACCTCGGGCGACATTGCCAAGCGGGCGGCTTTCCTTCGTCTTCAGAAGCAGGGCGGCGGAGCCGCCGAAGCGAAAAAGCAGTTGATCGACGAAGTCCTCAAGCGCGGCGAGATCGCCCGCGTCCAGCAGTCGGTGAGCACCCAGGAGGTCGATGCCGCCTATGCGCGTTTTGCCGCCGGCAACAAGCTCACGACGGAGCAGCTCGGCAAGATTCTCGAACAGGCGGGCGTGGGGGTCGAGCACTTCAAACAATATATCGCGGTTCAGATGAGCTGGCCGCGTCTCGTGAACTTCCGCTATGGCAGCGCCAGCCGCCTTTCCGGCGGTGACCTCGTCAAGCGCATGATGGAAGCCGGCGGCGACAAGCCGGTAACGACGGAGTACTTCCTCCAGCAAGTCATCTTCGTCATTCCGGAATCGAAACGCGGCACGATCACCGGCAAGCGGCAGGCGGAAGCGAACGCCTCGCGCTCGAAATTCCCCGGCTGCGAGACCTCGAAGGTCTTTGCAGCGAACTACCGCGACGTGTCGATCCGCAACCTCGGCCGCGTGCTCGCGCAGCAACTGCCGGAGGAATGGAAGCCGCTCATCGAAAAGGCCGGCGACGGCATGACCACGGGCACGCGCGTGACGGAAAAGGGTGTCGAATATCTGGCGATCTGCAAGAAGCGTCAGGTCAATGACGACACCGCCGCCGAAATCGTCTTCCGCGCCGAGGACCTTGGCAAGAAGAAGACCGGCGGCGAGGATCCGAACAGCGTCGAATATCTCGAAGAACTGCGCGCCAAGGCGCAGATCATCAACAAGTAA